A window from Bos indicus x Bos taurus breed Angus x Brahman F1 hybrid chromosome 26, Bos_hybrid_MaternalHap_v2.0, whole genome shotgun sequence encodes these proteins:
- the CPN1 gene encoding carboxypeptidase N catalytic chain isoform X1: MSDLVSIFLHLLLFKLVAPVTFRHHRYDDLVRMLYKVHNECPHITRVYSIGRSVKGRHLYVLEFSDYPGIHEPLEPEVKYVGNMHGNEVLGRELLLQLSEFLCEEFRNRNQRIVRLVEDTRIHIMPSMNPDGYEVAAAAQERDISGYLVGRNNANGVDLNRNFPDLNTYIYYNEKNGGPNHHLPLPDNWKSQVEPETQAVIQWIRSFNFVLSANLHGGAVVANYPYDKSLGHRVRGFRRTANTPTPDDKLFQKLAKIYSYAHGWMHQGWNCGDYFPDGITNGASWYSLSKGMQDFNYLHTNCFEITLELSCDKFPLQGELQREWLGNREALIQFLEQVHQGIKGMVRDENYNNLADAVISVGGINHDVTSGAHGDYFRLLLPGTYTVTATAPGFDPETVSVTVGPAEPKLVNFQLKRSTPQAAPKRRIPNSGHRGRVLPKKVQPRAARKKETMMKQPQRGPA; encoded by the exons ATGTCAGACCTGGTCTCAATCTTCCTCCACCTCCTTCTCTTCAAGTTGGTTGCCCCAGTGACCTTTCGCCACCACCGCTATGATGACCTCGTGCGGATGCTGTACAAGGTGCACAACGAATGTCCCCACATCACTCGGGTTTACAGCATTGGGCGCAGTGTGAAGGGGAGACACCTCTATGTGCTGGAATTCAGCGACTACCCTGGAATCCACGAACCCT TGGAACCGGAAGTCAAGTACGTGGGGAATATGCACGGCAATGAGGTGCTAGGCCgtgagctgctgctgcagctgtcgGAGTTCCTGTGTGAGGAATTCCGCAACAGGAACCAGCGCATCGTCCGGCTGGTGGAGGACACGCGCATCCACATCATGCCGTCCATGAACCCTGACGGCTACGAGGTGGCCGCTGCTGCCCAG GAACGGGACATCTCTGGGTATCTGGTTGGCAGGAACAATGCAAATGGGGTGGACCTGAACCGCAACTTCCCCGATCTCAATACCTACATCTACTACAATGAGAAGAACGGAGGCCCCAACCACCACTTGCCCCTTCCAGACAACTGGAAAAGTCAG GTGGAACCCGAGACCCAGGCTGTGATACAGTGGATCCGATCCTTCAACTTTGTCCTTTCAGCCAATCTCCACGGAGGGGCAGTGGTAGCCAATTATCCATATGACAAGTCCCTTGGGCACCGGGTCCGAGGTTTCCGCCGCACTGCCAATACCCCCACGCCTGATGACAAGCTTTTCCAGAAG CTGGCGAAGATCTACTCCTATGCACATGGATGGATGCACCAAGGTTGGAACTGTGGGGATTACTTCCCAGACGGCATCACCAATGGGGCTTCCTGGTATTCCCTCAGCAAGG GAATGCAAGACTTCAATTATCTCCATACCAATTGCTTTGAGATCACGCTGGAACTTAGTTGTGACAAGTTTCCGCTGCAAGGGGAATTACAGCGCGAGTGGCTGGGTAATAGGGAAGCCCTCATCCAATTCTTGGAACAG GTCCACCAGGGCATCAAGGGAATGGTGAGGGATGAGAATTATAATAATCTTGCGGATGCTGTCATTTCTGTCGGTGGGATTAATCATGATGTCACTTCGG GTGCCCATGGCGATTACTTCCGGCTGCTGCTTCCGGGTACCTACACGGTCACTGCCACAGCACCTGGGTTCGACCCAGAGACCGTGAGTGTGACCGTGGGTCCTGCGGAACCCAAGCTG gttaaTTTCCAACTCAAAAGAAGCACCCCTCAAGCAGCCCCTAAGAGGAGAATTCCCAACTCAGGGCATAGAGGCAGAGTCTTACCAAAGAAAGTGCAGCCCCGGGCAGCTAGGAAAAAAGAAACGATGATGAAGCAACCCCAGAGAGGCCCTGCCTGA
- the CPN1 gene encoding carboxypeptidase N catalytic chain isoform X3, which produces MSDLVSIFLHLLLFKLVAPVTFRHHRYDDLVRMLYKVHNECPHITRVYSIGRSVKGRHLYVLEFSDYPGIHEPLEPEVKYVGNMHGNEVLGRELLLQLSEFLCEEFRNRNQRIVRLVEDTRIHIMPSMNPDGYEVAAAAQERDISGYLVGRNNANGVDLNRNFPDLNTYIYYNEKNGGPNHHLPLPDNWKSQVEPETQAVIQWIRSFNFVLSANLHGGAVVANYPYDKSLGHRVRGFRRTANTPTPDDKLFQKLAKIYSYAHGWMHQGWNCGDYFPDGITNGASWYSLSKGMQDFNYLHTNCFEITLELSCDKFPLQGELQREWLGNREALIQFLEQVHQGIKGMVRDENYNNLADAVISVGGINHDVTSG; this is translated from the exons ATGTCAGACCTGGTCTCAATCTTCCTCCACCTCCTTCTCTTCAAGTTGGTTGCCCCAGTGACCTTTCGCCACCACCGCTATGATGACCTCGTGCGGATGCTGTACAAGGTGCACAACGAATGTCCCCACATCACTCGGGTTTACAGCATTGGGCGCAGTGTGAAGGGGAGACACCTCTATGTGCTGGAATTCAGCGACTACCCTGGAATCCACGAACCCT TGGAACCGGAAGTCAAGTACGTGGGGAATATGCACGGCAATGAGGTGCTAGGCCgtgagctgctgctgcagctgtcgGAGTTCCTGTGTGAGGAATTCCGCAACAGGAACCAGCGCATCGTCCGGCTGGTGGAGGACACGCGCATCCACATCATGCCGTCCATGAACCCTGACGGCTACGAGGTGGCCGCTGCTGCCCAG GAACGGGACATCTCTGGGTATCTGGTTGGCAGGAACAATGCAAATGGGGTGGACCTGAACCGCAACTTCCCCGATCTCAATACCTACATCTACTACAATGAGAAGAACGGAGGCCCCAACCACCACTTGCCCCTTCCAGACAACTGGAAAAGTCAG GTGGAACCCGAGACCCAGGCTGTGATACAGTGGATCCGATCCTTCAACTTTGTCCTTTCAGCCAATCTCCACGGAGGGGCAGTGGTAGCCAATTATCCATATGACAAGTCCCTTGGGCACCGGGTCCGAGGTTTCCGCCGCACTGCCAATACCCCCACGCCTGATGACAAGCTTTTCCAGAAG CTGGCGAAGATCTACTCCTATGCACATGGATGGATGCACCAAGGTTGGAACTGTGGGGATTACTTCCCAGACGGCATCACCAATGGGGCTTCCTGGTATTCCCTCAGCAAGG GAATGCAAGACTTCAATTATCTCCATACCAATTGCTTTGAGATCACGCTGGAACTTAGTTGTGACAAGTTTCCGCTGCAAGGGGAATTACAGCGCGAGTGGCTGGGTAATAGGGAAGCCCTCATCCAATTCTTGGAACAG GTCCACCAGGGCATCAAGGGAATGGTGAGGGATGAGAATTATAATAATCTTGCGGATGCTGTCATTTCTGTCGGTGGGATTAATCATGATGTCACTTCGG gttaa
- the CPN1 gene encoding carboxypeptidase N catalytic chain isoform X2 has translation MSDLVSIFLHLLLFKLVAPVTFRHHRYDDLVRMLYKVHNECPHITRVYSIGRSVKGRHLYVLEFSDYPGIHEPLEPEVKYVGNMHGNEVLGRELLLQLSEFLCEEFRNRNQRIVRLVEDTRIHIMPSMNPDGYEVAAAAQERDISGYLVGRNNANGVDLNRNFPDLNTYIYYNEKNGGPNHHLPLPDNWKSQVEPETQAVIQWIRSFNFVLSANLHGGAVVANYPYDKSLGHRVRGFRRTANTPTPDDKLFQKLAKIYSYAHGWMHQGWNCGDYFPDGITNGASWYSLSKGMQDFNYLHTNCFEITLELSCDKFPLQGELQREWLGNREALIQFLEQVNFQLKRSTPQAAPKRRIPNSGHRGRVLPKKVQPRAARKKETMMKQPQRGPA, from the exons ATGTCAGACCTGGTCTCAATCTTCCTCCACCTCCTTCTCTTCAAGTTGGTTGCCCCAGTGACCTTTCGCCACCACCGCTATGATGACCTCGTGCGGATGCTGTACAAGGTGCACAACGAATGTCCCCACATCACTCGGGTTTACAGCATTGGGCGCAGTGTGAAGGGGAGACACCTCTATGTGCTGGAATTCAGCGACTACCCTGGAATCCACGAACCCT TGGAACCGGAAGTCAAGTACGTGGGGAATATGCACGGCAATGAGGTGCTAGGCCgtgagctgctgctgcagctgtcgGAGTTCCTGTGTGAGGAATTCCGCAACAGGAACCAGCGCATCGTCCGGCTGGTGGAGGACACGCGCATCCACATCATGCCGTCCATGAACCCTGACGGCTACGAGGTGGCCGCTGCTGCCCAG GAACGGGACATCTCTGGGTATCTGGTTGGCAGGAACAATGCAAATGGGGTGGACCTGAACCGCAACTTCCCCGATCTCAATACCTACATCTACTACAATGAGAAGAACGGAGGCCCCAACCACCACTTGCCCCTTCCAGACAACTGGAAAAGTCAG GTGGAACCCGAGACCCAGGCTGTGATACAGTGGATCCGATCCTTCAACTTTGTCCTTTCAGCCAATCTCCACGGAGGGGCAGTGGTAGCCAATTATCCATATGACAAGTCCCTTGGGCACCGGGTCCGAGGTTTCCGCCGCACTGCCAATACCCCCACGCCTGATGACAAGCTTTTCCAGAAG CTGGCGAAGATCTACTCCTATGCACATGGATGGATGCACCAAGGTTGGAACTGTGGGGATTACTTCCCAGACGGCATCACCAATGGGGCTTCCTGGTATTCCCTCAGCAAGG GAATGCAAGACTTCAATTATCTCCATACCAATTGCTTTGAGATCACGCTGGAACTTAGTTGTGACAAGTTTCCGCTGCAAGGGGAATTACAGCGCGAGTGGCTGGGTAATAGGGAAGCCCTCATCCAATTCTTGGAACAG gttaaTTTCCAACTCAAAAGAAGCACCCCTCAAGCAGCCCCTAAGAGGAGAATTCCCAACTCAGGGCATAGAGGCAGAGTCTTACCAAAGAAAGTGCAGCCCCGGGCAGCTAGGAAAAAAGAAACGATGATGAAGCAACCCCAGAGAGGCCCTGCCTGA